The Saprospiraceae bacterium genome includes a window with the following:
- the rocD gene encoding ornithine--oxo-acid transaminase, whose amino-acid sequence METLTTESAKVQQIIEKEDKYGAHNYHPLPVVLERGEGVYMWDVDGKKYFDFLSSYSAVNQGHCHPRIVNALKSQAEKLTLTSRAFYNNLLGKCEEYLAKLFNFDKVLMMNSGVEAVETAMKLTRKWAYQVKGVPENQAVIVFANGNFHGRTLSVISASTDPTSRKGFGPFMTGIKNIAYNDLQALKSVLESDSNIAGFIVEPIQGEAGVVVPDEGYLKEAAALCRLHNVLFVADEIQTGIARTGKLLATCGNCTCTKSCENKNEIKPDILILGKALSGGVLPVSAVLANDEIMLTIKPGEHGSTFGGNPLACAVAMEAMKVVVDEKLAENAQNMGELFRAGLRDIATRNRLIKLVRGKGLLNAIVIDSDEDSELAWNICLEFRNNGLLAKPTHGNKIRLAPPLVITENQIKEALTIIENSLNAFI is encoded by the coding sequence ATGGAAACATTGACCACAGAATCAGCCAAAGTACAACAAATCATCGAAAAAGAAGATAAATATGGTGCACACAACTATCACCCATTACCGGTAGTTCTCGAACGTGGTGAAGGGGTGTATATGTGGGATGTGGACGGGAAAAAATATTTTGACTTTCTGTCTTCCTACTCCGCTGTCAATCAGGGACATTGTCATCCACGTATCGTCAACGCTTTAAAATCACAGGCTGAAAAGCTGACGCTTACATCCAGAGCATTTTACAACAATCTGTTGGGAAAGTGTGAAGAATATTTAGCCAAACTTTTTAATTTTGACAAAGTTCTGATGATGAACTCCGGTGTCGAAGCGGTAGAAACTGCCATGAAACTCACCCGAAAATGGGCTTATCAGGTGAAAGGTGTTCCCGAAAATCAAGCGGTCATTGTATTTGCCAATGGTAATTTTCATGGTAGAACATTAAGTGTTATCTCAGCATCAACGGATCCCACCAGCCGAAAAGGATTTGGTCCATTTATGACTGGTATAAAAAATATCGCATACAATGATTTACAGGCTTTAAAATCTGTTTTGGAATCAGATAGCAATATTGCAGGTTTTATAGTTGAGCCGATACAGGGAGAAGCAGGAGTCGTAGTACCGGATGAAGGATACCTGAAAGAAGCTGCTGCTTTATGCCGACTGCACAACGTGCTTTTTGTAGCGGATGAAATACAGACTGGTATCGCCAGAACAGGAAAGTTATTAGCCACTTGCGGAAATTGTACCTGTACAAAAAGTTGTGAAAATAAAAATGAAATAAAACCGGATATCCTGATTTTGGGCAAAGCACTTTCAGGTGGTGTTTTGCCTGTCTCAGCGGTACTCGCCAATGATGAAATTATGCTAACTATCAAACCGGGAGAACATGGTTCTACATTCGGAGGCAATCCGTTGGCTTGTGCTGTAGCTATGGAAGCGATGAAAGTGGTCGTTGATGAAAAATTGGCCGAAAATGCTCAGAATATGGGTGAATTGTTTCGGGCAGGTTTGCGGGATATCGCTACCAGAAACAGACTCATAAAATTAGTCCGGGGAAAAGGCCTTCTCAATGCCATCGTTATTGATTCTGATGAGGATTCTGAACTAGCATGGAATATCTGTTTGGAGTTTCGGAATAATGGTCTTTTGGCAAAACCTACCCATGGAAATAAAATCAGACTGGCTCCGCCGTTGGTGATTACAGAAAATCAGATAAAAGAAGCTCTGACCATTATCGAAAATTCATTAAATGCATTTATTTGA
- a CDS encoding Lrp/AsnC family transcriptional regulator: protein MSEQNYSSVLDEFDQKILSLLEKDGRMAFSAIAQELGISNTMVHQRFHKLTESGVLTAIRPVLDEKKMGYDWAAFTGITLEKDHDSLRIIEALSEIPEVTECYYITGAFTLFIKISARNHEHMRSILYDKIDHIPGIAKTDSIIELGCAFRRNISF from the coding sequence ATGTCAGAACAGAATTACTCATCCGTTTTGGATGAATTTGACCAAAAAATATTGAGTCTTCTGGAAAAAGACGGTAGAATGGCATTTTCTGCAATTGCACAGGAACTGGGTATCTCCAACACAATGGTTCATCAACGATTTCATAAACTAACGGAGAGTGGCGTCCTTACAGCTATCAGACCTGTATTGGATGAAAAAAAGATGGGCTATGACTGGGCAGCATTTACAGGAATTACTTTGGAAAAAGATCACGATTCACTCCGGATTATTGAGGCACTTTCAGAAATCCCTGAAGTAACGGAATGTTATTATATCACTGGTGCATTTACACTTTTTATTAAAATATCTGCCAGAAACCACGAACATATGAGAAGCATACTTTATGATAAAATCGATCACATCCCCGGTATCGCAAAAACAGATTCCATTATAGAATTGGGTTGTGCTTTCAGGAGGAATATTTCTTTTTAA
- a CDS encoding CYTH domain-containing protein, giving the protein MGKEIERKYLVDPTKWNATEKAEGNFIHQGYLSVEPERTVRVRLVDKKAFLTIKGKNEGSVRTEYEYEIPAEDASEMLDELCIYKLSKIRYKVLYEGKIWEVDEFSGNHSGLIIAEIELNDVDEKFELPLWVKEEVTHDSRYFNSNLAQSTSVSTTEY; this is encoded by the coding sequence ATGGGAAAAGAAATTGAAAGAAAATATCTGGTGGATCCTACAAAATGGAATGCCACAGAGAAAGCAGAAGGGAATTTTATTCATCAGGGATATCTGAGTGTGGAGCCGGAAAGAACCGTCAGAGTAAGATTGGTTGATAAAAAAGCATTCCTTACGATAAAAGGAAAAAATGAAGGATCCGTCAGAACGGAATATGAGTATGAAATACCTGCTGAAGACGCAAGTGAAATGCTGGATGAACTTTGTATCTATAAACTCTCAAAAATCAGGTATAAAGTATTGTACGAAGGTAAAATCTGGGAAGTGGATGAATTTTCGGGCAATCATTCGGGTTTGATTATTGCTGAAATAGAGTTAAATGATGTGGATGAAAAATTTGAACTGCCACTCTGGGTTAAAGAAGAAGTGACACATGATTCGCGTTATTTCAATTCAAATCTGGCGCAAAGTACCTCTGTTTCGACAACCGAATACTAA
- a CDS encoding AhpC/TSA family protein — translation MINKQSLSLLITNKGQNIVDLSDQSPVLLVFLRHFGCIFCRESLKEISARRKKIENSGIKIVLVHMSDIETAESYFKKFALPGIDHISDPECRYYAMFGLTKGSFSQLFGLKTWIRGFEIAATKQILPVTTQVGDGFQMPGIFLLKDGKVIEQFIHKSVADKPDYDEFIHVCEVDGSC, via the coding sequence ATGATCAACAAGCAGAGTTTATCGCTTTTAATCACCAATAAAGGACAAAATATAGTTGACCTTTCTGATCAAAGTCCTGTTTTACTGGTTTTTCTCAGACACTTCGGGTGTATATTTTGCAGAGAGTCTCTGAAAGAAATCTCTGCAAGAAGAAAAAAAATAGAGAACAGTGGAATCAAAATTGTTTTGGTTCACATGTCTGACATTGAAACTGCTGAAAGCTACTTCAAAAAATTCGCTTTGCCGGGTATAGATCACATTTCCGATCCGGAATGTCGGTACTATGCAATGTTTGGATTAACCAAAGGGTCATTCAGTCAATTATTTGGTCTCAAAACCTGGATCAGAGGTTTTGAAATTGCAGCCACCAAACAGATTTTGCCGGTAACAACACAAGTGGGTGATGGATTTCAGATGCCGGGTATTTTTCTTTTAAAGGATGGTAAGGTTATCGAGCAGTTTATTCACAAGTCCGTAGCCGATAAACCGGACTATGACGAATTTATTCACGTTTGTGAAGTAGACGGCAGTTGCTGA
- the mdh gene encoding malate dehydrogenase, with protein MSKVTVIGAGNVGATVANVLAHKDIVKEIVLVDIVGDLARGKALDTWQQAPIDNYSTALTGTSDYKDTADSDIVVITAGIPRKPGMSRDDLISTNANIVTSVVKSVLEYSKNPIIIVVSNPLDVMTYAAFKASGLDSSRVFGMAGILDTARYRAFLATELKVSPKDIQALLLGGHGDTMVPLPRYTTVSGIPVTELIEEDVLTAIVDRTKSGGGELVKLMGTSAWYAPGAAAAQMVEAIVKDENRIFPVCAHIDGQYGLKDIFLGVPVKLGKNGIEQILELQLNQDEMKLLHDSAAAVKEVMDVFDKM; from the coding sequence ATGAGTAAAGTAACCGTGATCGGGGCCGGAAATGTCGGGGCTACCGTTGCCAACGTACTGGCACACAAAGACATTGTAAAAGAAATTGTTTTGGTTGATATAGTAGGTGACCTGGCGAGAGGAAAAGCGTTGGATACCTGGCAACAAGCACCCATAGACAATTACAGCACTGCATTGACAGGTACCAGTGATTACAAAGATACTGCGGACTCCGATATCGTCGTGATTACTGCCGGTATTCCCCGAAAACCGGGAATGAGCAGAGATGATTTAATTTCCACAAATGCGAATATCGTTACATCAGTGGTAAAATCAGTTCTTGAATATTCTAAAAATCCAATCATCATAGTCGTATCCAATCCATTGGATGTGATGACTTATGCGGCTTTTAAAGCATCAGGTCTTGATAGCAGCAGAGTATTCGGAATGGCTGGAATTTTAGATACAGCGAGATACAGGGCATTTTTGGCAACAGAGCTGAAAGTTTCACCTAAAGATATTCAGGCATTACTGTTGGGAGGACATGGTGACACCATGGTTCCATTACCAAGATATACGACGGTAAGTGGTATACCGGTGACCGAACTGATTGAAGAAGATGTACTTACAGCAATTGTGGACAGAACCAAATCAGGCGGCGGTGAACTCGTCAAACTTATGGGCACTTCTGCATGGTATGCTCCGGGAGCTGCTGCTGCTCAGATGGTAGAAGCTATCGTGAAAGATGAAAACAGAATTTTCCCGGTGTGCGCACACATAGACGGGCAGTACGGATTAAAAGATATTTTCCTGGGCGTACCAGTCAAGTTGGGTAAAAACGGAATAGAACAAATCCTGGAATTACAACTCAATCAGGATGAAATGAAGTTACTTCACGATTCGGCTGCTGCTGTAAAAGAAGTGATGGATGTATTTGACAAAATGTAA
- a CDS encoding T9SS type A sorting domain-containing protein, with the protein MYRQFSFLFLILVFNISFVQSQNFMPRGVCGVSAENQFLAEHLHPIDFRGQISGDRNQKIYVPVKFHLTANNEGIGRIEWNHVLNQLCILNRDFESSNMVFYIYQGFNFLDLTNAYENPGTSTNLLTSRKDNKALNIFITENADPGNVSLGTVLGYYSPQGDYVVTRKLELVNKTNTLSHEIGHFFSLRHTFFGWEGVPYNKSIHGEKVTFNFVPNGIPGVPVEVMGSSNCDIAADMICDTPPDYNFGTSASNCTFTTTVFDKNDERVIPMKENQMGYFSNCDTFKFTPLQSARMLNNFNSGTRTYLRSNYVPKQDTIVGIPQILTPTAGQVFTVFDDISLSWTPIEHATHYLVEIRGSGQYYPFITTNTNIKVTSLRKSQFYSWSVRPFNETYTCAPARTSTFRTGAGTVSTEELDHITAFNVYPNPANSSDLLTLEVLSDKVTEGSFIVSGLDGKEHLQMTNQKIVNGSNLFSVSLNGLSYGVYMIRFQSKEGISVRRFVVQ; encoded by the coding sequence ATGTACCGACAATTTTCATTCTTATTTTTAATATTAGTTTTCAATATTTCTTTTGTACAATCTCAGAATTTTATGCCAAGAGGCGTATGTGGTGTGAGTGCTGAAAATCAATTTCTTGCTGAACATCTTCACCCTATCGACTTTCGGGGACAAATATCCGGGGACAGAAATCAGAAAATATATGTTCCTGTAAAATTTCACCTCACAGCAAACAACGAAGGAATCGGACGGATAGAATGGAATCATGTCCTGAATCAACTTTGTATTCTAAACAGAGATTTTGAATCATCCAACATGGTGTTTTATATTTATCAGGGATTCAATTTTCTTGATTTGACCAATGCTTATGAAAATCCAGGGACTAGTACTAATTTATTAACGTCGAGGAAAGACAACAAAGCTCTCAATATTTTTATTACTGAAAACGCTGATCCCGGAAATGTAAGTTTAGGAACGGTTTTAGGATATTACAGCCCCCAGGGCGATTATGTAGTCACCAGGAAACTGGAGCTGGTCAATAAAACCAATACGCTTAGCCATGAAATAGGGCACTTTTTTAGTTTACGACATACTTTTTTTGGATGGGAAGGTGTTCCGTACAACAAGAGTATTCATGGTGAAAAAGTAACTTTTAATTTTGTACCGAATGGTATACCAGGCGTGCCGGTTGAAGTAATGGGTAGCTCTAATTGCGATATAGCTGCTGACATGATCTGCGACACTCCGCCAGACTATAATTTTGGGACATCGGCTAGTAATTGTACTTTCACTACTACTGTTTTTGATAAAAATGATGAGAGAGTTATACCAATGAAGGAAAATCAAATGGGATATTTCTCAAATTGTGACACTTTTAAGTTCACACCCTTGCAGTCTGCCAGAATGCTGAATAATTTTAATAGTGGCACCAGAACTTATTTGCGATCCAATTACGTGCCCAAACAAGATACTATTGTAGGTATTCCACAGATTCTGACTCCGACTGCGGGTCAGGTTTTTACTGTATTTGATGATATCAGTTTATCCTGGACACCTATCGAACATGCCACACACTATCTGGTTGAAATCAGAGGTTCGGGTCAATATTATCCATTCATCACTACAAATACCAATATTAAGGTGACTTCGCTCAGAAAGAGTCAATTCTATAGTTGGTCAGTCAGGCCGTTTAATGAGACATACACTTGTGCTCCTGCAAGGACTTCTACCTTCAGGACTGGTGCCGGAACTGTATCCACGGAGGAATTGGATCACATTACAGCTTTCAACGTATATCCCAATCCTGCAAACAGTTCAGATTTATTAACTTTAGAAGTACTTTCCGATAAGGTAACTGAAGGTTCTTTTATAGTTTCTGGTTTAGATGGTAAGGAACATTTACAAATGACCAATCAAAAAATAGTAAACGGATCCAATCTGTTTTCTGTTTCTCTGAATGGATTATCATACGGGGTATATATGATCAGGTTCCAATCAAAAGAAGGAATTTCAGTCAGAAGATTTGTAGTACAGTAA
- the sucC gene encoding ADP-forming succinate--CoA ligase subunit beta — protein sequence MNLHEYQGKEMLSSYGVSIQRGKIAHTVEEAVEAYQQLIKETNTKFCVVKAQIHAGGRGKGGGVKLAKNEDDLKQHAGNILGMMLKTPQTPGGMEGPGKLVRKILIAEDTYAPDFDACKEYYVSILTDREKKKNVIIYSTEGGMNIEEVAEQTPHLVHKEYIDQHLGLQDFQKRAIAFNLGLSGAAYKDFVKFISNLYNAFIGSDATLFEINPCLKTGDDRIIAVDCKVTLDENALFRHPELEAMRDTDEEDPTEVEAKQFGLNYVKLDGNVGCMVNGAGLAMATMDIIKLSGGSPANFLDVGGTADAARVEQAFRIILKDPNVKAILINIFGGIVRCDRVAQGVVDAYRNMGNINVPIIVRLQGTNADIAKKLIDESGLEVHSAILLQEAADLVKKVL from the coding sequence ATGAATTTACACGAATATCAAGGTAAAGAGATGCTTTCTTCTTATGGCGTTTCTATACAAAGGGGAAAGATTGCACACACCGTAGAAGAGGCTGTTGAAGCCTATCAACAATTAATAAAAGAGACCAATACAAAGTTTTGTGTTGTGAAAGCCCAGATTCATGCAGGAGGGCGAGGTAAAGGCGGCGGAGTAAAACTTGCCAAAAACGAAGATGATCTGAAGCAACATGCGGGTAATATATTGGGTATGATGCTCAAAACACCGCAAACTCCGGGTGGGATGGAAGGACCGGGCAAACTCGTACGTAAAATATTGATTGCAGAAGACACTTATGCACCGGATTTTGATGCTTGCAAAGAATATTATGTTTCTATCCTGACAGACAGAGAAAAGAAAAAAAATGTAATTATTTATTCAACCGAAGGTGGGATGAATATTGAAGAAGTAGCTGAACAGACGCCACATTTAGTGCATAAAGAGTATATCGACCAGCATCTCGGATTACAGGATTTTCAGAAGCGAGCCATAGCATTCAATTTGGGTCTGTCCGGTGCTGCTTACAAGGATTTTGTAAAATTTATTTCCAATCTGTATAATGCATTCATAGGATCAGATGCAACTCTATTTGAAATAAACCCATGCCTTAAAACCGGAGATGACAGAATCATTGCCGTGGATTGTAAGGTGACATTGGACGAAAATGCACTTTTCAGGCACCCTGAACTGGAAGCCATGAGAGATACAGATGAAGAAGACCCGACAGAAGTTGAAGCTAAACAATTCGGTCTTAATTATGTCAAATTGGATGGAAATGTGGGTTGTATGGTGAATGGGGCAGGACTTGCTATGGCAACTATGGATATTATTAAATTATCCGGAGGATCACCAGCCAACTTTTTGGATGTGGGAGGTACAGCTGATGCTGCAAGAGTGGAACAGGCATTTCGGATTATTCTGAAGGATCCAAATGTGAAAGCGATTCTCATCAATATTTTTGGAGGAATTGTAAGGTGTGACAGAGTAGCACAGGGAGTTGTGGATGCATACAGAAATATGGGCAATATAAATGTGCCGATTATTGTAAGACTTCAGGGCACCAATGCGGATATTGCCAAAAAGCTGATAGATGAGAGTGGACTGGAAGTGCATTCTGCTATTCTGCTTCAGGAGGCTGCGGATTTGGTCAAAAAAGTGCTTTAA